The following DNA comes from Weissella koreensis KACC 15510.
TTTGATATATCACTAACCTTCTCTGCTTCTGTATGAGCTTCTAGTGATTCGTTAACTTTCTCTGCTTCATCAATTACAGAATCAATCTCGATTGCCTTAGGTATCAATTGTTCGACTTTAACAATTGCCTGCTTCACTTTGGGCTGAAAAGGATTATCAGCCGTGATTCGTGGATATAACGTTACTACTTCAACCGGCTGTTTCGTTATCTTGGGTTCAGAAGGCTCTCCGGTAAATGCCTTTTTTATTGCATCAAATAATCCCATAATTTGAATTCCTCATTTGTAATTTTAATTTGTTAAACTTTGATAAGCATCTCGTGCAGCCGCTTTTTCCGCTTCTTTTGTCGATTTACCTTGACCTGCACCCAGCTTTTTATCATTGACACTCACAGCTACTGTGAAAATTTGCTCATTATTTTCAATTTGTTCTTCAGCTATTTTTTCATAATTAATTTCCACTGATCCATGCTTCTGCAACAATTCTTGTAATTTCGATTTATAATCAACAAAACGATCATAGAAACCTGTTTTAATTTTAGAAAAGAAAACAAGATCTAACAAATGCATTACTGCATCTTGACCTTGATCCAGGAATAATGCCCCGATAAAGGCTTCCCACAAATCTTCTAAAAGCGAATCTCGATTTCTCGCCCCAGACATCTCTTCTCCATGACCCAATTGGACATATTTATCAAGATGTAACTCACGTGACAAAGCTGCAAATGAACGGG
Coding sequences within:
- the rnc gene encoding ribonuclease III, with product MFAQLQAEIADKYGLQFNDLKLLEEALTQANYINEHPGYQGRDYQRLEFLGDAIMQQSSAVYLFQNYPDWDEGRLTELRILMVQTRSFAALSRELHLDKYVQLGHGEEMSGARNRDSLLEDLWEAFIGALFLDQGQDAVMHLLDLVFFSKIKTGFYDRFVDYKSKLQELLQKHGSVEINYEKIAEEQIENNEQIFTVAVSVNDKKLGAGQGKSTKEAEKAAARDAYQSLTN